Proteins found in one Paenibacillus sp. FSL R10-2782 genomic segment:
- a CDS encoding YycC family protein, whose product MRPLQISPETAVKLSEKLGIPLEHLMHTPQHILMQKLAELAKEETADPNGGESDKS is encoded by the coding sequence ATGAGACCTTTACAAATTTCGCCGGAAACGGCTGTGAAATTATCCGAAAAACTTGGCATTCCGCTGGAACATCTCATGCATACACCCCAGCATATTTTGATGCAAAAGCTGGCTGAGCTGGCCAAAGAAGAAACCGCTGACCCGAACGGCGGTGAATCGGACAAATCATGA
- a CDS encoding DUF2225 domain-containing protein — MELEPLYQIKISCPLCEEEFQTSRVRPSLKKAIRTDSDFCAYYKNENPDFYVVRVCPHCGFTSTEHSTIQLSDQQNKLFKDKIGNRWQSREYGGHRNWEEALETYKLGLLCAQVIGEKERVIASLLQHIAWMYRYQGNEEQELRFLKFSLDSYIRVYELEGVGANNAKLLYLIGELHRRTGNFNEAVRWFSRVINDKKIMDAAMIRASREQWAVLREQMLAKEIQLPEEMQDVSSS, encoded by the coding sequence TTGGAACTTGAACCGTTATATCAGATTAAAATCTCTTGTCCTCTTTGTGAAGAAGAATTTCAGACATCTCGTGTCAGACCGAGCCTAAAGAAGGCAATTCGTACGGATTCAGACTTCTGCGCGTATTACAAGAATGAAAATCCCGATTTTTATGTCGTACGGGTTTGTCCTCATTGCGGATTTACCTCAACAGAGCATTCTACCATTCAGTTAAGCGATCAGCAGAACAAGCTGTTTAAGGACAAAATTGGTAATCGATGGCAATCCCGTGAGTATGGCGGACATCGCAACTGGGAAGAGGCGCTGGAAACGTACAAGCTGGGTTTACTGTGTGCGCAGGTCATCGGGGAAAAGGAACGGGTGATAGCCAGCCTGTTACAGCATATCGCGTGGATGTACCGATACCAGGGGAACGAGGAGCAGGAGCTTCGATTTCTAAAGTTTAGTCTGGACTCCTATATTCGAGTCTATGAGCTGGAAGGCGTCGGGGCGAATAATGCCAAGCTTCTCTATCTGATTGGAGAATTGCATCGACGTACAGGCAACTTTAACGAAGCGGTTCGCTGGTTTTCACGTGTCATTAATGACAAGAAAATTATGGACGCGGCTATGATTCGGGCTTCTCGTGAACAATGGGCTGTATTAAGAGAGCAAATGCTGGCTAAGGAAATTCAACTGCCTGAGGAAATGCAGGACGTAAGCTCCTCCTGA
- a CDS encoding globin — protein MNPSLSIYDNLGGAEGVRAIIEAFYPRVYKDPLLSPLFPEDIESVKERQYMFLSQFFGGPSLFSDAYGHPMLRARHMKFPVTEERAEAWLSCMAGALTDTGIEEPLRSFILNRLSGPAHHFVNTP, from the coding sequence GTGAATCCTAGCCTGAGCATTTATGACAATCTTGGGGGTGCGGAAGGTGTTCGTGCTATTATTGAGGCCTTCTACCCGAGAGTTTATAAAGATCCGTTGTTAAGTCCTCTGTTTCCTGAAGACATAGAGTCGGTCAAGGAAAGACAGTATATGTTCCTGAGCCAGTTTTTTGGTGGACCGTCCCTGTTTTCAGATGCTTATGGTCACCCAATGTTACGTGCCAGACATATGAAGTTTCCCGTAACGGAGGAGCGAGCAGAAGCGTGGTTGTCCTGTATGGCGGGTGCCTTAACGGATACAGGCATTGAGGAGCCGCTTCGTTCATTTATACTTAATCGATTGTCTGGTCCTGCGCATCATTTTGTAAATACCCCGTAA
- the ylbJ gene encoding sporulation integral membrane protein YlbJ has protein sequence MPLYRRYSLPLFILMLLFLFILMAAHPQSSVNAGLRGLAIWWDVLFPSLFPFFVISELLLGFGIVHFMGALLDPLMQPLFRVPGCGGFVAAVSCASGYPIGAKLTAKLWEQKWITRIEGERLVAFTTSSDPIFLIGAVSVGFFHQPEIAVVLGAAHYGGVLIIGLLMRFHGSRSGDADIHGNRLQSAATAAGHTGQPRPTSLAVAANSKLDMSSAQRSGRLRQALYAMHTARLEDGRPFGELLSQAIASSLRLIIVVGGLVVFFCVILEALTNSGLMSGLRLLTASFLSACGLPPTLTDSIVGGIFEVTLGAQAAGKATGAALPFKVAAAAFVLSWGGLSVHAQVASILNTTNLRYLPFVLARAAHGIISALLALVLWRPLMGQGSSPVFSPIHVITWSPGFSPTVLWQSLLFLACLLTVMLCLSWLSVGTSRLFARLRGASRE, from the coding sequence ATGCCGCTGTACCGCCGTTACTCACTCCCTTTGTTCATTCTTATGCTGCTATTCCTATTCATACTTATGGCGGCGCACCCACAATCATCTGTGAATGCCGGACTTCGTGGTCTAGCCATTTGGTGGGACGTACTGTTTCCGTCTTTATTCCCGTTTTTCGTTATTTCCGAGCTGCTGCTCGGTTTTGGCATCGTTCATTTTATGGGGGCACTGCTGGACCCGCTCATGCAGCCTTTGTTCCGTGTACCCGGTTGCGGAGGCTTTGTCGCCGCCGTCAGTTGTGCATCCGGCTACCCTATTGGAGCCAAATTAACGGCCAAGCTGTGGGAGCAAAAATGGATCACCCGCATCGAAGGAGAACGGCTGGTCGCCTTTACAACTTCTTCTGATCCAATATTCCTCATCGGTGCCGTCTCCGTCGGGTTCTTCCATCAACCTGAAATTGCAGTCGTGCTAGGCGCTGCCCATTATGGTGGCGTGCTGATCATCGGCCTGCTCATGCGCTTTCACGGTTCCCGTTCGGGGGACGCTGATATTCACGGCAACCGTCTCCAGTCTGCTGCAACCGCAGCAGGCCACACCGGGCAGCCTAGACCAACATCCCTCGCTGTAGCTGCAAATTCCAAATTAGATATGTCCTCTGCACAACGAAGCGGACGACTGCGCCAAGCGTTATATGCCATGCATACAGCACGCTTGGAAGATGGGCGTCCGTTTGGCGAGCTTCTTAGTCAAGCCATTGCTTCCTCTCTCCGTCTTATTATTGTCGTAGGGGGACTGGTTGTATTCTTCTGCGTCATTCTGGAAGCTTTGACGAACTCCGGTTTAATGAGCGGGCTTCGCCTGCTTACAGCAAGCTTCTTGTCCGCCTGCGGCCTTCCTCCTACGTTAACCGATTCCATTGTAGGCGGTATTTTCGAGGTCACTTTGGGGGCACAAGCCGCTGGTAAAGCCACGGGAGCGGCTTTGCCGTTCAAGGTAGCCGCAGCAGCCTTTGTCCTCTCCTGGGGCGGACTATCGGTTCATGCTCAGGTCGCGAGCATTTTGAATACGACGAATCTCCGGTACCTACCGTTTGTGCTGGCCCGCGCTGCGCACGGCATCATCTCTGCTCTGCTGGCTCTCGTGCTATGGCGTCCGCTCATGGGTCAGGGAAGCTCGCCAGTCTTTTCCCCGATACATGTTATCACCTGGTCTCCCGGCTTTTCACCCACTGTGCTGTGGCAAAGCCTGCTATTCCTTGCCTGCCTGCTGACAGTAATGCTCTGTCTCTCTTGGTTGAGTGTAGGCACAAGCCGCTTATTCGCACGTCTGAGGGGAGCGTCTAGGGAATGA
- a CDS encoding NAD kinase has protein sequence MRYYVLDRGDQHSMDLSQQFHRLAQEKNFKLDAESPEIVVSIGGDGTMLHAFHTFIDRLSDIAFVGVHTGHLGFYADWRADELEELIHLMSQSGSEGPLKPRIVKYPLIELEIHKKSGNASFIALNEFTLKGVDGTVVAQVDINDVTFEMFRGDGICVSTPSGTTAYNKALGGAMVHPTIEALQLTEIASINNRVYRTLGSPLLLPKHHHCDIFSRKDQRLLLTVDHLNFPVDDLISVRCQVSSHKVSFARYRPFPFWDRVRIAFLN, from the coding sequence TTGAGATATTATGTTCTGGATCGCGGGGATCAGCACTCCATGGACTTGAGTCAGCAGTTTCACCGTCTTGCCCAAGAAAAGAATTTCAAGCTGGATGCCGAATCGCCGGAAATCGTCGTGTCAATTGGAGGCGACGGTACTATGCTTCATGCGTTTCATACCTTCATCGACCGACTTTCGGATATAGCCTTTGTTGGTGTACATACCGGTCATCTGGGCTTTTATGCCGATTGGCGTGCGGACGAGCTGGAGGAGCTAATCCACCTGATGAGCCAAAGCGGATCTGAGGGACCCCTTAAACCGAGAATCGTCAAGTATCCATTGATCGAGCTGGAGATTCACAAGAAGTCTGGAAATGCCTCTTTTATTGCGTTGAATGAATTTACGTTAAAAGGGGTCGATGGCACTGTCGTGGCGCAAGTGGATATTAACGATGTCACTTTCGAAATGTTCCGTGGAGACGGAATATGCGTTTCTACCCCTTCAGGTACGACTGCCTATAACAAAGCACTCGGCGGAGCTATGGTTCACCCCACTATTGAAGCGTTGCAACTAACTGAGATTGCCTCCATTAACAACCGGGTGTATCGGACACTTGGATCGCCATTGTTGCTACCCAAGCACCATCATTGTGATATTTTTTCGAGAAAAGATCAGCGTCTTCTGCTGACGGTAGATCATCTAAACTTCCCTGTGGATGATTTGATCTCTGTTCGTTGTCAGGTCTCCAGTCACAAAGTCAGCTTCGCTCGTTATCGTCCCTTTCCATTTTGGGATCGGGTACGCATTGCCTTTCTTAATTAG
- a CDS encoding YutD-like domain-containing protein, with translation MFHIGGKNYEVLQDHKNGWNPEAFRDRYSEVLERYDYIIGDWGYNQLRLKGFYRDGHPKANKDTSIAVLDDYINEYCNFGCAYFVLLKSREVLSKNENNDESVSSDYQQLAEPQAEPTETAEAGELQEVLQRADEEEREWPEPQRESRETEELRVEQPREAQEIRESRELQRREPREVQELRERQPREFRESRPTREEREGNRQREPREARDSRQPREPREAKEGRISGEGQQAREPRKQRNQQGNFEKKESHGPRYERQSKENREGRQVRVSRDSRGQRQTQPAAKAERAEESKKNKTFTAPQQNGS, from the coding sequence TTGTTTCATATCGGTGGTAAAAACTATGAAGTGTTGCAGGATCACAAGAACGGGTGGAATCCCGAGGCTTTTCGTGACCGGTATAGTGAAGTGCTGGAGCGCTATGATTATATTATTGGTGATTGGGGTTACAATCAGCTACGTCTAAAGGGTTTTTACCGTGACGGGCATCCCAAGGCCAACAAAGATACATCCATAGCAGTACTGGACGATTACATTAATGAATATTGTAATTTCGGTTGTGCTTATTTTGTGCTGCTTAAGAGCCGCGAAGTGCTCAGCAAGAATGAAAACAATGATGAATCCGTATCGTCAGATTATCAACAGTTGGCGGAACCTCAAGCGGAACCAACGGAAACGGCTGAAGCCGGCGAGCTGCAAGAAGTGCTGCAACGCGCAGACGAAGAAGAACGGGAATGGCCGGAGCCACAGCGTGAGTCCAGGGAAACCGAGGAGCTGCGAGTGGAGCAGCCTCGTGAAGCTCAGGAAATTCGGGAGTCGCGGGAGCTGCAACGACGGGAACCAAGGGAAGTTCAGGAACTGCGTGAGCGACAGCCACGGGAATTCCGTGAAAGCCGTCCGACCAGAGAAGAACGCGAAGGGAATCGGCAGCGTGAGCCGCGAGAAGCACGTGATTCGCGTCAGCCGAGGGAACCGCGTGAGGCAAAGGAGGGACGAATTTCCGGTGAAGGGCAGCAAGCCCGCGAACCACGGAAACAGCGTAATCAGCAAGGGAATTTCGAGAAAAAGGAATCCCATGGTCCACGCTATGAGCGTCAATCGAAGGAAAACCGGGAGGGACGGCAAGTCCGCGTCTCACGTGATTCCAGAGGCCAGCGTCAGACGCAGCCTGCTGCCAAAGCCGAAAGAGCTGAGGAAAGCAAAAAGAATAAAACATTTACAGCTCCACAACAAAACGGTTCCTGA
- the lipA gene encoding lipoyl synthase, with translation MSRKVKEAKPDWIRIKLTTGDNYQEIKSMMRSKTLHTVCEEARCPNIYECWANRTATFMILGDICTRACRFCAVNTGMPTELDLQEPERVAEAAENMNLKHCVVTSVARDDLKDGGATIFAETVRAIRRRLPFCSVEVLIPDFMGDIESLRIVMDAKPDILNHNIETVERMSDKVRAKAKYRRSLELLQNAKQLNPSIPTKSSIMLGVGEEWDEILQTMDDLRKVDCDIMTIGQYLQPSEKHLYVQKYYPPEDFAKLKEEGLQRGFSHVESGPLVRSSYQAHEQVKSAAQHKEEGALSQA, from the coding sequence TTGTCTAGAAAAGTGAAGGAAGCCAAGCCCGACTGGATTCGTATTAAACTCACGACAGGCGATAATTATCAGGAAATCAAGAGCATGATGCGTTCCAAGACATTACATACCGTATGTGAGGAGGCGCGATGCCCTAATATATATGAATGCTGGGCCAACAGGACAGCTACATTTATGATTTTGGGTGATATTTGTACGCGTGCGTGCCGTTTTTGCGCAGTGAATACGGGAATGCCTACGGAACTGGACTTACAGGAGCCTGAACGCGTCGCGGAAGCGGCTGAAAACATGAACTTGAAACACTGTGTCGTAACCAGTGTGGCCCGCGATGATTTGAAGGATGGGGGAGCCACTATATTTGCAGAAACGGTGCGTGCGATTCGCCGCCGATTGCCTTTTTGTAGCGTAGAAGTGTTGATTCCCGATTTTATGGGCGATATCGAATCGCTGCGTATAGTCATGGATGCCAAGCCAGATATTTTGAATCATAATATTGAAACGGTAGAGCGAATGTCCGATAAAGTTCGGGCCAAGGCGAAATACCGTCGCTCCCTGGAGCTTCTTCAAAATGCAAAGCAATTAAATCCGTCTATCCCTACCAAATCCAGTATCATGCTGGGTGTCGGAGAAGAGTGGGACGAGATCTTACAAACCATGGATGATCTGCGTAAAGTCGATTGCGATATTATGACAATTGGACAATATTTGCAGCCATCCGAGAAACATTTGTATGTGCAAAAATATTACCCACCGGAAGATTTTGCGAAGTTAAAGGAAGAGGGATTACAACGGGGGTTCAGCCACGTGGAATCAGGTCCGTTGGTCCGCAGCTCCTACCAAGCGCATGAGCAGGTGAAGTCTGCCGCTCAGCATAAGGAAGAAGGCGCCCTTTCGCAGGCTTGA
- a CDS encoding M23 family metallopeptidase yields the protein MPYPKRTVRAVCLLPLLLCVTTLTMACPLPAQALAKPLQTSSQSIQQAHIATPNSQSSLYTSRLALYRSVEALTGIPWYRLAAIDQYERTLTIAHPKDRKHAERVTGIFVTGPVWSGLMNPDPEDRHPRSISFFSGLGQDGSGDGIADRDDDRDLLFSIASYLGKYGSTEDEFSIAVWEYYHNSRAVQRVQQFAKLYRTYGKLELGTQAFPLPLGSIYSYRSTWGSRRSWGGYRIHEGTDLFAGYGVPVRSTCYGVVEMKGWNPFGGWRIGIRDLSNRYHYYAHLSGFDKTVHNGDIVTPGQIVGWVGSSGYGKPGTQGKFPPHLHYGIYRDSGWMDWSFDPYPLLRQWEQTERKALKTSKVKGTST from the coding sequence GTGCCTTACCCTAAACGTACAGTCCGCGCTGTTTGCCTGTTGCCGCTGCTGTTATGCGTTACTACATTGACAATGGCCTGTCCGCTTCCTGCTCAGGCCTTGGCCAAACCTTTACAAACATCATCCCAAAGCATTCAGCAGGCACATATCGCTACTCCAAATTCCCAGTCATCATTGTATACGTCCAGGCTTGCTCTATATCGTTCCGTCGAAGCCTTGACAGGAATTCCGTGGTACAGGCTGGCCGCTATCGACCAGTATGAACGCACGCTTACGATTGCGCATCCCAAGGATCGCAAGCATGCGGAGCGAGTCACAGGTATCTTTGTCACTGGCCCCGTCTGGTCTGGTCTAATGAACCCTGATCCCGAGGATCGGCATCCACGTTCCATTTCTTTTTTTTCCGGGTTGGGGCAGGACGGATCGGGTGACGGAATTGCTGACCGAGATGATGACAGGGACTTGCTGTTCAGCATCGCCTCTTATCTCGGTAAATATGGAAGCACAGAGGATGAGTTTTCCATTGCAGTATGGGAATATTACCACAACAGCCGTGCCGTTCAAAGGGTACAGCAGTTCGCCAAACTGTATCGAACATATGGAAAGCTGGAGCTAGGCACACAAGCCTTCCCGCTTCCCTTGGGCAGCATTTATAGCTATCGCAGCACTTGGGGCAGTCGTCGGAGTTGGGGCGGTTACCGCATTCACGAAGGAACAGACCTATTCGCTGGCTACGGCGTTCCGGTTCGCAGTACCTGCTACGGCGTAGTGGAAATGAAAGGCTGGAATCCGTTCGGTGGATGGCGAATCGGGATTCGGGATCTCAGCAACCGCTATCACTACTATGCGCACCTCTCTGGCTTTGACAAGACCGTTCACAACGGGGACATTGTCACGCCAGGTCAGATTGTCGGCTGGGTCGGAAGCTCGGGTTACGGCAAGCCCGGTACCCAGGGGAAATTCCCGCCACATCTGCACTATGGCATATACCGGGACAGCGGTTGGATGGACTGGTCCTTTGACCCATATCCGTTATTAAGACAATGGGAGCAAACGGAGCGCAAAGCGCTCAAAACCAGTAAAGTAAAAGGGACCTCCACATAA
- the yunB gene encoding sporulation protein YunB: MKRRPHWHSRPNRRKHGGRRVWLIVGLILLVGIVQVASYVEQHLKPPMMHLAKVRVKQMATEAINSAITAQVEQGESADKLIEWRTDAQGKTSGFVLNYAEHMRITSDTLKAVKATMDSMSHFDESVPIGQALGSPLLAAYGPKVPLKVEPHGAIKVDLNTRQQDAGINMILVEVYIRITTEVSVVIPFEMQPQIVETEIPVSYLLVVGNVPMYYYDNQGKPVGKNGAVAPNLALPPHSIETGGVADSGIESVPQMQQDEPTTSSPTP, translated from the coding sequence ATGAAGAGAAGACCGCATTGGCATAGCAGACCCAACAGAAGAAAACACGGCGGACGCAGAGTATGGCTCATTGTGGGGCTGATACTGCTGGTGGGAATCGTACAGGTTGCTTCTTATGTGGAGCAGCATTTGAAGCCACCTATGATGCATTTGGCAAAAGTACGGGTCAAACAAATGGCGACGGAGGCCATTAATTCAGCGATTACTGCGCAGGTTGAGCAGGGGGAGAGCGCAGATAAACTGATCGAATGGAGAACGGATGCGCAAGGGAAAACCTCCGGCTTTGTTCTCAATTATGCGGAGCATATGAGAATTACTTCGGATACGCTCAAGGCAGTCAAGGCAACGATGGACAGCATGAGCCATTTTGATGAGAGCGTTCCAATCGGTCAGGCATTGGGCAGTCCGCTGCTGGCAGCCTATGGCCCGAAGGTTCCACTCAAGGTGGAGCCGCATGGAGCGATCAAGGTAGATTTAAATACACGCCAGCAGGATGCGGGCATCAACATGATTTTGGTGGAAGTGTATATTCGGATTACGACGGAGGTGTCCGTCGTGATTCCTTTTGAAATGCAGCCTCAAATTGTGGAGACGGAAATCCCGGTGTCTTATTTGCTGGTGGTAGGCAATGTCCCAATGTACTACTATGATAATCAGGGTAAGCCCGTCGGTAAAAATGGAGCCGTCGCCCCTAATTTGGCGTTGCCGCCACATTCGATAGAGACAGGCGGCGTTGCGGATTCCGGCATAGAGAGTGTTCCACAGATGCAGCAAGACGAACCCACCACTTCATCTCCAACGCCATAA
- a CDS encoding aldo/keto reductase: protein MAEQVRIGKTDLYVKPIGLGANKVGGHNLFSGLNNETGKEVVRTALDNGINFLDTAFIYGPEHSERLIGEVLKERGKREEAVIATKGAHKFVNGEVVFDNSPAFLRESVESSLKRLQTDYIDLFYIHFPDEATPKAEAVGELKKLKDEGKIKAIGVSNFSIEQLKDANSNGYVDVLQSEYNLLQREAEKELLPYTKANAISFVPYFPLASGLLGGKYTKDTIFTDNRAKNPLFQGEAFARHLDKVEQVRQIANALNAEVAHVVLAWYLTRDSIDALIPGAKGPEQVLANLKTLDVQLNQADIEKIDRIFK, encoded by the coding sequence TTGGCAGAGCAAGTGCGTATTGGCAAAACAGATCTATACGTAAAACCAATCGGTTTGGGTGCAAATAAGGTGGGAGGACATAATCTTTTTTCCGGTTTGAACAATGAAACGGGCAAAGAAGTCGTTCGCACAGCTTTGGATAACGGCATCAATTTTCTGGATACGGCTTTTATTTATGGACCTGAGCACTCAGAGCGGTTGATCGGTGAGGTGCTGAAGGAGCGGGGCAAACGTGAGGAAGCGGTCATTGCGACCAAGGGGGCACACAAATTTGTGAACGGAGAGGTTGTTTTTGACAACTCGCCTGCATTTTTACGTGAATCCGTCGAATCCAGTCTGAAAAGATTGCAGACCGATTATATCGATCTGTTTTATATCCATTTCCCGGATGAAGCTACGCCGAAGGCAGAGGCTGTCGGAGAATTGAAGAAGCTCAAGGACGAAGGCAAAATCAAGGCCATTGGCGTTTCTAACTTTTCCATTGAACAACTTAAGGATGCGAATAGTAACGGCTATGTAGATGTGCTTCAATCTGAATATAATTTGCTCCAACGGGAAGCGGAAAAGGAACTGCTGCCTTACACCAAGGCCAATGCCATTTCATTTGTGCCTTATTTCCCGCTGGCTTCCGGATTGCTGGGCGGTAAGTATACGAAAGACACAATCTTCACGGACAACAGAGCGAAAAATCCATTATTCCAGGGAGAGGCATTTGCTCGTCATTTGGACAAAGTGGAGCAGGTACGGCAGATTGCCAATGCGTTGAATGCAGAGGTCGCTCATGTTGTGCTCGCATGGTATCTGACCCGTGATTCGATTGATGCCCTCATTCCAGGGGCGAAGGGGCCGGAGCAGGTGCTGGCGAATCTGAAAACGCTGGATGTTCAACTGAACCAGGCGGATATTGAAAAGATTGACCGTATTTTTAAATAA
- a CDS encoding carbohydrate ABC transporter permease, producing MKKRGWSWSRASLYTVLVVGSLFCMFPFYWLVRSSMMDLSQIFLIPPKWIPEPFVLENFLQPFEELSFGRYFVNTFIVVAGTLAGVLLSSTISAYSFARMKWKGRDKVFALLLSSMMLPFAVTLIPSFIGWQALGMVNSYVPLVLPSFFGGGVFNIFLLRQFYMTLPRELDEAVFVDGGNHFTIFTRIILPLSRSAILVIGLFTFLNTWNDFMGPLVYLNDESKFTLAIGLQQFQGIYSAQWGVLMAASLIVVLPAIILFAIGQKYFMEGIALTGIKG from the coding sequence ATGAAAAAACGCGGTTGGAGTTGGAGCAGGGCTTCACTCTACACAGTTCTTGTAGTGGGCTCACTGTTTTGTATGTTTCCTTTTTACTGGCTGGTGCGAAGCTCTATGATGGATTTAAGTCAGATTTTTTTGATCCCGCCGAAATGGATTCCAGAGCCTTTTGTACTCGAAAATTTTTTACAGCCGTTTGAAGAGTTATCCTTTGGGCGCTATTTTGTGAATACATTTATCGTCGTTGCGGGTACTTTGGCGGGTGTACTTCTGTCGAGTACGATTTCTGCCTATAGCTTTGCGCGAATGAAATGGAAGGGAAGAGATAAGGTATTCGCCTTGTTATTAAGCAGCATGATGCTGCCGTTTGCAGTCACGCTAATTCCGTCATTTATTGGTTGGCAGGCATTAGGCATGGTTAATTCGTACGTTCCATTGGTATTACCTTCGTTTTTTGGTGGAGGCGTTTTTAATATTTTTTTGCTAAGACAATTTTACATGACTCTACCGCGCGAACTGGATGAAGCTGTATTTGTGGATGGAGGCAATCATTTTACGATTTTTACCCGTATTATTTTGCCTTTGTCGAGGTCGGCGATTTTGGTTATTGGATTGTTTACGTTTTTGAATACATGGAATGATTTTATGGGACCACTGGTTTATCTTAATGATGAGAGCAAATTTACGTTGGCGATTGGACTACAGCAATTTCAGGGGATATATTCGGCTCAATGGGGCGTTTTGATGGCAGCTTCTTTAATTGTTGTCTTGCCTGCTATTATTTTGTTTGCCATAGGACAAAAGTATTTTATGGAAGGGATTGCCTTAACGGGGATTAAAGGATAG
- a CDS encoding sugar ABC transporter permease, with protein sequence MQSLSSIRKKENGLGWLFAAPAILGFVIFVLGPMIASLWFSLTDYKVASQAHFIGLDNYVHLFDGTDQFFYKSLGVTFYYVFLSVPLQIIVAFFLAILLNQKVKGLAFFRTVFYLPTIVPLIASSMIWMWLFDPDLGLLNVVLRALHLPESQWIYSEGSVVPTLVLMSLWTVGGTMIIFLAGLQDIPRHYYEAIEIDGGNALHKLIYITIPLTSPTIFFNTIMGFIGGFQVFVQPYVMTQGGPNNSSLFYTFYLFREAFTFSNMGYACAIAWVLFIVVLVFTAFLFKTARKWVYYEGGGA encoded by the coding sequence ATGCAATCATTATCTTCTATTCGTAAGAAGGAAAATGGGTTGGGGTGGCTTTTTGCCGCCCCTGCTATTCTCGGCTTTGTCATTTTTGTTCTGGGACCGATGATCGCTAGTCTCTGGTTCAGTCTTACCGATTACAAGGTTGCTTCACAGGCCCATTTTATCGGTCTGGATAATTACGTCCACTTATTTGACGGTACGGATCAATTTTTTTATAAATCACTCGGGGTTACGTTTTATTATGTGTTTCTGAGTGTGCCCCTGCAAATTATTGTAGCTTTCTTTTTGGCGATATTACTTAATCAAAAGGTAAAAGGTCTGGCTTTTTTCAGAACCGTTTTTTATCTGCCTACCATTGTGCCACTCATAGCATCGTCCATGATCTGGATGTGGCTGTTTGATCCCGATCTTGGCTTGCTAAATGTGGTGCTGCGTGCGCTGCATTTGCCCGAAAGTCAATGGATCTATAGCGAAGGTTCGGTAGTTCCTACTCTGGTTTTAATGAGCTTATGGACCGTTGGAGGAACCATGATTATTTTTCTGGCAGGCTTGCAAGATATACCTAGACATTATTATGAAGCCATTGAAATTGACGGTGGGAACGCTCTTCATAAGCTTATTTATATTACAATTCCATTGACATCGCCCACTATTTTTTTTAATACGATTATGGGCTTCATCGGTGGGTTTCAGGTGTTTGTTCAGCCGTACGTCATGACTCAGGGTGGACCCAATAACTCCAGCTTGTTTTATACATTTTATTTGTTCCGCGAGGCATTTACTTTTTCGAATATGGGTTATGCCTGTGCTATTGCTTGGGTACTCTTTATTGTCGTTTTGGTATTCACTGCCTTTCTGTTCAAGACGGCCCGAAAATGGGTGTATTACGAAGGCGGGGGGGCATGA